A portion of the Punica granatum isolate Tunisia-2019 chromosome 7, ASM765513v2, whole genome shotgun sequence genome contains these proteins:
- the LOC116213913 gene encoding protein QUIRKY isoform X1 — protein sequence MTATFTTHQQHNQQQQEEALPPRPEPTQTVRKLVVEIIEARDLLPKDGQGSSSPYVIAEFDNQKKRTSTRFRDLNPVWNEALEFLVSDPDNMDLEELNVEVYNDKKFSGGSGRKNHFLGRVKLYGSQFPRRGDEGLVYYQLEKKSVFSWIKGEIGLRIYHFDELVEDNLPPPPPDEQQQQPPPDQRQPPVMVVEEIRPMAMDCGEPIHPHHEGSHSPPLVVIEESPQVPAHDPMMHLHPEPQPEGMIPPSMACPFPGPGPGPGPGSGPGLGPGPPSEQQYPPPDVRKMQAPTAGERVRVLRRPSCDFAPRVIPKQHRRFASEAEKIHPYDLVEPMQYLFIRIVKARGLSPNESPYVKVRTTGHYVRSKPAVYRPGEPPDSPEWQQVFALGHNKLESASSTLEISVWDSPSENFLGGVCFDLSDVPVRDPPDSPLAPQWYRLEGGEQGRVTGDIQLSVWIGTQADDAFPEAWSSDAPYVAHTRSKVYQSPKLWYLRVTVIEAQDLQIPPNLPPLATPEIRVKVQLGFQSVRTRRGSMGNHASSVHWNEDLVFVAGEPLEDSLIVLVEDRTSKEIMLLGHIMIPVGSIEQRIDERHVPGKWFPLEGGAGGGPGGPSYCGRLYLRLCLEGGYHVLDEAAHVCSDFRPTAKQLWKPAVGILELGILGARGLLPMKAKGPGKGSTDAYCVAKYGKKWVRTRTITDCFDPRWNEQYTWQVYDPCTVLTVGVFDNWRMFSDSSEGKLDCSIGKIRIRVSTLESNRVYTNSYPLLVLLRSGLKKMGEVELAVRFACPSLLPDTCAVYGQPLLPRMHYLRPLRVAQQEALRGAATKMVAAWLARSEPPLGPEVVRYMLDADSHTWSMRKSKANWFRIVAVLAWAVGLAKWLDDIRRWRNPITTVLVHILYLVLVWYPDLIVPTGFLYVFLIGVWYYRFRPRIPAGMDTRLSQAETVDPDELDEEFDTIPSSKPSDIVRARYDRLRLLAARVQTVLGDFATQGERVQALVSWRDPRATKLFIGVCLAITLTLYVVPPKMVAVALGFYYLRHPMFREPMPPASLNFFRRLPSLSDRLM from the coding sequence GCGACGTTTACTACTCACCAGCAGCACAACCAGCAGCAGCAGGAGGAGGCTCTTCCTCCTCGGCCGGAGCCGACCCAGACCGTCCGGAAGCTCGTGGTGGAGATCATTGAAGCCCGGGACCTCCTCCCCAAGGATGGCCAAGGCAGCTCCAGCCCTTACGTCATCGCCGAGTTCGACAACCAGAAGAAGCGCACCTCCACCAGATTCCGTGACCTCAACCCCGTATGGAATGAAGCCCTCGAGTTCCTCGTCTCCGACCCCGACAACATGGACCTCGAGGAGCTCAACGTCGAGGTCTACAACGACAAGAAGTTCAGCGGCGGCAGCGGCCGCAAGAACCACTTCCTCGGCCGCGTCAAGCTCTACGGCTCCCAGTTCCCCAGGCGGGGCGACGAGGGCCTCGTCTACTACCAGCTCGAGAAGAAGAGCGTCTTCAGCTGGATTAAGGGCGAGATTGGCCTCAGGATCTACCACTTCGACGAGCTCGTCGAGGACAACCTCCCGCCTCCTCCGCCGGAcgaacagcagcagcagccgcCCCCGGACCAGCGTCAGCCCCCCGTCATGGTGGTGGAGGAAATCCGGCCAATGGCCATGGACTGCGGCGAGCCGATCCATCCCCACCACGAGGGGTCCCATTCGCCTCCGCTGGTCGTCATCGAGGAATCTCCTCAGGTCCCTGCGCATGACCCCATGATGCATTTGCATCCAGAGCCGCAGCCTGAAGGGATGATACCGCCGTCCATGGCCTGTCCGTTTCCAGGTCCAGGTCCAGGTCCAGGTCCAGGTTCCGGTCCCGGTCTCGGTCCCGGTCCGCCGTCGGAGCAGCAGTACCCTCCGCCGGACGTGAGGAAAATGCAGGCGCCGACTGCTGgggagagggtgagggttctGAGGAGGCCGAGCTGCGATTTCGCTCCGAGGGTGATCCCGAAGCAGCACCGTAGGTTCGCCAGCGAGGCTGAGAAGATCCACCCCTACGACCTCGTCGAGCCTATGCAATACCTCTTCATCAGGATCGTTAAGGCGCGTGGGCTCTCCCCCAACGAGAGCCCCTACGTGAAGGTGCGGACCACCGGCCATTACGTCCGGTCGAAGCCGGCCGTCTACCGCCCCGGTGAGCCCCCCGACTCGCCGGAGTGGCAACAGGTCTTCGCCCTGGGACACAACAAGCTCGAGTCGGCCAGCTCCACGCTCGAGATCTCTGTCTGGGATTCCCCGTCGGAGAACTTCCTCGGTGGCGTCTGCTTCGACTTATCGGATGTCCCCGTGAGGGACCCACCCGACAGCCCACTGGCGCCACAATGGTACCGCCTCGAGGGCGGTGAGCAGGGCCGTGTCACTGGTGACATCCAGCTCTCCGTCTGGATTGGTACGCAGGCTGACGACGCCTTCCCGGAAGCATGGAGCTCGGATGCGCCATACGTGGCCCACACCCGCTCAAAGGTCTACCAGTCGCCTAAGCTTTGGTACCTCCGGGTTACTGTGATCGAAGCTCAGGACCTCCAAATCCCTCCGAACCTGCCTCCTCTGGCGACTCCAGAGATCCGGGTCAAGGTTCAGCTCGGGTTCCAGTCTGTGAGGACGAGGCGAGGCTCGATGGGCAACCATGCTTCATCGGTCCATTGGAATGAAGACCTCGTCTTCGTGGCGGGGGAGCCCCTCGAGGACTCGCTGATTGTCCTGGTGGAGGACCGAACCAGCAAGGAGATCATGCTCCTTGGGCACATTATGATCCCAGTGGGATCGATCGAGCAGCGAATTGATGAGCGGCATGTTCCAGGGAAGTGGTTCCCACTGGAGGGCGGTGCCGGAGGTGGCCCCGGTGGTCCATCCTATTGCGGGAGACTATACCTCCGTCTCTGCCTCGAGGGCGGTTATCATGTTCTTGATGAAGCTGCCCACGTTTGCAGCGATTTTCGGCCCACCGCAAAGCAGCTATGGAAGCCTGCGGTCGGGATCCTCGAGTTGGGCATTTTGGGGGCGCGCGGGCTACTCCCGATGAAGGCCAAGGGGCCAGGGAAGGGGTCCACGGATGCCTACTGTGTGGCGAAGTACGGTAAGAAATGGGTCCGCACCCGGACGATAACCGACTGCTTCGACCCGCGCTGGAACGAGCAGTATACATGGCAGGTCTATGACCCCTGCACTGTTCTCACGGTTGGTGTTTTCGACAACTGGCGGATGTTCAGTGACTCGTCGGAGGGGAAACTGGACTGCTCGATTGGAAAGATACGTATCCGAGTATCCACATTGGAGAGCAACAGGGTGTACACGAATTCATACCCGCTGCTGGTCTTGTTGAGGTCTGGGTTGAAGAAGATGGGTGAGGTCGAGCTCGCAGTCCGGTTCGCCTGCCCCTCCCTCCTGCCTGACACGTGCGCGGTCTATGGGCAGCCTCTGCTGCCCCGAATGCACTACCTCCGCCCGCTCAGGGTGGCCCAGCAGGAAGCTCTGCGGGGAGCTGCCACCAAGATGGTGGCAGCCTGGCTTGCCAGGTCGGAGCCGCCTCTCGGGCCCGAGGTCGTGAGGTACATGCTGGATGCGGACTCTCACACATGGAGCATGAGGAAGAGCAAGGCCAACTGGTTCCGCATTGTAGCGGTGCTTGCCTGGGCAGTCGGCCTGGCCAAGTGGCTCGATGATATCCGGCGGTGGAGGAACCCAATCACGACGGTCCTCGTCCACATCCTATACCTCGTTCTCGTATGGTATCCAGACCTGATAGTCCCCACGGGGTTCCTTTACGTGTTCCTGATTGGTGTATGGTACTACAGGTTCCGTCCCAGAATCCCAGCTGGGATGGACACCAGGCTCTCCCAAGCTGAGACGGTTGATCCGGACGAGCTCGATGAGGAGTTCGACACTATTCCGAGCTCAAAGCCATCAGACATTGTCCGTGCACGGTACGACCGGTTGAGGTTGCTGGCAGCTCGGGTCCAGACGGTCCTGGGTGATTTCGCCACCCAAGGGGAGAGGGTCCAGGCCTTAGTGAGCTGGAGGGATCCAAGAGCCACCAAGCTGTTCATAGGAGTGTGCCTTGCAATCACACTGACACTCTACGTCGTGCCGCCGAAGATGGTGGCAGTGGCACTCGGGTTCTACTATCTCCGCCACCCGATGTTCCGGGAGCCAATGCCTCCAGCAAGCCTGAACTTTTTCCGGCGACTCCCGAGTTTATCCGACCGGCTAATGTAG
- the LOC116213913 gene encoding protein QUIRKY isoform X2: MTATFTTHQQHNQQQQEEALPPRPEPTQTVRKLVVEIIEARDLLPKDGQGSSSPYVIAEFDNQKKRTSTRFRDLNPVWNEALEFLVSDPDNMDLEELNVEVYNDKKFSGGSGRKNHFLGRVKLYGSQFPRRGDEGLVYYQLEKKSVFSWIKGEIGLRIYHFDELVEDNLPPPPPDEQQQQPPPDQRQPPVMVVEEIRPMAMDCGEPIHPHHEGSHSPPLVVIEESPQVPAHDPMMHLHPEPQPEGMIPPSMACPFPGPGPGPGPGSGPGLGPGPPSEQQYPPPDVRKMQAPTAGERVRVLRRPSCDFAPRVIPKQHRRFASEAEKIHPYDLVEPMQYLFIRIVKARGLSPNESPYVKVRTTGHYVRSKPAVYRPGEPPDSPEWQQVFALGHNKLESASSTLEISVWDSPSENFLGGVCFDLSDVPVRDPPDSPLAPQWYRLEGGEQGRVTGDIQLSVWIGTQADDAFPEAWSSDAPYVAHTRSKVYQSPKLWYLRVTVIEAQDLQIPPNLPPLATPEIRVKVQLGFQSVRTRRGSMGNHASSVHWNEDLVFVAGEPLEDSLIVLVEDRTSKEIMLLGHIMIPVGSIEQRIDERHVPGKWFPLEGGAGGGPGGPSYCGRLYLRLCLEGGYHVLDEAAHVCSDFRPTAKQLWKPAVGILELGILGARGLLPMKAKGPGKGSTDAYCVAKYGKKWVRTRTITDCFDPRWNEQYTWQVYDPCTVLTVGVFDNWRMFSDSSEGKLDCSIGKIRIRVSTLESNRVYTNSYPLLVLLRSGLKKMGEVELAVRFACPSLLPDTCAVYGQPLLPRMHYLRPLRVAQQEALRGAATKMVAAWLARSEPPLGPEVVRYMLDADSHTWSMRKSKANWFRIVAVLAWAVGLAKWLDDIRRWRNPITTVLVHILYLVLVPSQNPSWDGHQALPS; the protein is encoded by the exons GCGACGTTTACTACTCACCAGCAGCACAACCAGCAGCAGCAGGAGGAGGCTCTTCCTCCTCGGCCGGAGCCGACCCAGACCGTCCGGAAGCTCGTGGTGGAGATCATTGAAGCCCGGGACCTCCTCCCCAAGGATGGCCAAGGCAGCTCCAGCCCTTACGTCATCGCCGAGTTCGACAACCAGAAGAAGCGCACCTCCACCAGATTCCGTGACCTCAACCCCGTATGGAATGAAGCCCTCGAGTTCCTCGTCTCCGACCCCGACAACATGGACCTCGAGGAGCTCAACGTCGAGGTCTACAACGACAAGAAGTTCAGCGGCGGCAGCGGCCGCAAGAACCACTTCCTCGGCCGCGTCAAGCTCTACGGCTCCCAGTTCCCCAGGCGGGGCGACGAGGGCCTCGTCTACTACCAGCTCGAGAAGAAGAGCGTCTTCAGCTGGATTAAGGGCGAGATTGGCCTCAGGATCTACCACTTCGACGAGCTCGTCGAGGACAACCTCCCGCCTCCTCCGCCGGAcgaacagcagcagcagccgcCCCCGGACCAGCGTCAGCCCCCCGTCATGGTGGTGGAGGAAATCCGGCCAATGGCCATGGACTGCGGCGAGCCGATCCATCCCCACCACGAGGGGTCCCATTCGCCTCCGCTGGTCGTCATCGAGGAATCTCCTCAGGTCCCTGCGCATGACCCCATGATGCATTTGCATCCAGAGCCGCAGCCTGAAGGGATGATACCGCCGTCCATGGCCTGTCCGTTTCCAGGTCCAGGTCCAGGTCCAGGTCCAGGTTCCGGTCCCGGTCTCGGTCCCGGTCCGCCGTCGGAGCAGCAGTACCCTCCGCCGGACGTGAGGAAAATGCAGGCGCCGACTGCTGgggagagggtgagggttctGAGGAGGCCGAGCTGCGATTTCGCTCCGAGGGTGATCCCGAAGCAGCACCGTAGGTTCGCCAGCGAGGCTGAGAAGATCCACCCCTACGACCTCGTCGAGCCTATGCAATACCTCTTCATCAGGATCGTTAAGGCGCGTGGGCTCTCCCCCAACGAGAGCCCCTACGTGAAGGTGCGGACCACCGGCCATTACGTCCGGTCGAAGCCGGCCGTCTACCGCCCCGGTGAGCCCCCCGACTCGCCGGAGTGGCAACAGGTCTTCGCCCTGGGACACAACAAGCTCGAGTCGGCCAGCTCCACGCTCGAGATCTCTGTCTGGGATTCCCCGTCGGAGAACTTCCTCGGTGGCGTCTGCTTCGACTTATCGGATGTCCCCGTGAGGGACCCACCCGACAGCCCACTGGCGCCACAATGGTACCGCCTCGAGGGCGGTGAGCAGGGCCGTGTCACTGGTGACATCCAGCTCTCCGTCTGGATTGGTACGCAGGCTGACGACGCCTTCCCGGAAGCATGGAGCTCGGATGCGCCATACGTGGCCCACACCCGCTCAAAGGTCTACCAGTCGCCTAAGCTTTGGTACCTCCGGGTTACTGTGATCGAAGCTCAGGACCTCCAAATCCCTCCGAACCTGCCTCCTCTGGCGACTCCAGAGATCCGGGTCAAGGTTCAGCTCGGGTTCCAGTCTGTGAGGACGAGGCGAGGCTCGATGGGCAACCATGCTTCATCGGTCCATTGGAATGAAGACCTCGTCTTCGTGGCGGGGGAGCCCCTCGAGGACTCGCTGATTGTCCTGGTGGAGGACCGAACCAGCAAGGAGATCATGCTCCTTGGGCACATTATGATCCCAGTGGGATCGATCGAGCAGCGAATTGATGAGCGGCATGTTCCAGGGAAGTGGTTCCCACTGGAGGGCGGTGCCGGAGGTGGCCCCGGTGGTCCATCCTATTGCGGGAGACTATACCTCCGTCTCTGCCTCGAGGGCGGTTATCATGTTCTTGATGAAGCTGCCCACGTTTGCAGCGATTTTCGGCCCACCGCAAAGCAGCTATGGAAGCCTGCGGTCGGGATCCTCGAGTTGGGCATTTTGGGGGCGCGCGGGCTACTCCCGATGAAGGCCAAGGGGCCAGGGAAGGGGTCCACGGATGCCTACTGTGTGGCGAAGTACGGTAAGAAATGGGTCCGCACCCGGACGATAACCGACTGCTTCGACCCGCGCTGGAACGAGCAGTATACATGGCAGGTCTATGACCCCTGCACTGTTCTCACGGTTGGTGTTTTCGACAACTGGCGGATGTTCAGTGACTCGTCGGAGGGGAAACTGGACTGCTCGATTGGAAAGATACGTATCCGAGTATCCACATTGGAGAGCAACAGGGTGTACACGAATTCATACCCGCTGCTGGTCTTGTTGAGGTCTGGGTTGAAGAAGATGGGTGAGGTCGAGCTCGCAGTCCGGTTCGCCTGCCCCTCCCTCCTGCCTGACACGTGCGCGGTCTATGGGCAGCCTCTGCTGCCCCGAATGCACTACCTCCGCCCGCTCAGGGTGGCCCAGCAGGAAGCTCTGCGGGGAGCTGCCACCAAGATGGTGGCAGCCTGGCTTGCCAGGTCGGAGCCGCCTCTCGGGCCCGAGGTCGTGAGGTACATGCTGGATGCGGACTCTCACACATGGAGCATGAGGAAGAGCAAGGCCAACTGGTTCCGCATTGTAGCGGTGCTTGCCTGGGCAGTCGGCCTGGCCAAGTGGCTCGATGATATCCGGCGGTGGAGGAACCCAATCACGACGGTCCTCGTCCACATCCTATACCTCGTTCTC GTTCCGTCCCAGAATCCCAGCTGGGATGGACACCAGGCTCTCCCAAGCTGA
- the LOC116213913 gene encoding protein QUIRKY isoform X3, whose product MTATFTTHQQHNQQQQEEALPPRPEPTQTVRKLVVEIIEARDLLPKDGQGSSSPYVIAEFDNQKKRTSTRFRDLNPVWNEALEFLVSDPDNMDLEELNVEVYNDKKFSGGSGRKNHFLGRVKLYGSQFPRRGDEGLVYYQLEKKSVFSWIKGEIGLRIYHFDELVEDNLPPPPPDEQQQQPPPDQRQPPVMVVEEIRPMAMDCGEPIHPHHEGSHSPPLVVIEESPQVPAHDPMMHLHPEPQPEGMIPPSMACPFPGPGPGPGPGSGPGLGPGPPSEQQYPPPDVRKMQAPTAGERVRVLRRPSCDFAPRVIPKQHRRFASEAEKIHPYDLVEPMQYLFIRIVKARGLSPNESPYVKVRTTGHYVRSKPAVYRPGEPPDSPEWQQVFALGHNKLESASSTLEISVWDSPSENFLGGVCFDLSDVPVRDPPDSPLAPQWYRLEGGEQGRVTGDIQLSVWIGTQADDAFPEAWSSDAPYVAHTRSKVYQSPKLWYLRVTVIEAQDLQIPPNLPPLATPEIRVKVQLGFQSVRTRRGSMGNHASSVHWNEDLVFVAGEPLEDSLIVLVEDRTSKEIMLLGHIMIPVGSIEQRIDERHVPGKWFPLEGGAGGGPGGPSYCGRLYLRLCLEGGYHVLDEAAHVCSDFRPTAKQLWKPAVGILELGILGARGLLPMKAKGPGKGSTDAYCVAKYGKKWVRTRTITDCFDPRWNEQYTWQVYDPCTVLTVGVFDNWRMFSDSSEGKLDCSIGKIRIRVSTLESNRVYTNSYPLLVLLRSGLKKMGEVELAVRFACPSLLPDTCAVYGQPLLPRMHYLRPLRVAQQEALRGAATKMVAAWLARSEPPLGPEVVRYMLDADSHTWSMRKSKANWFRIVAVLAWAVGLAKWLDDIRRWRNPITTVPSQNPSWDGHQALPS is encoded by the exons GCGACGTTTACTACTCACCAGCAGCACAACCAGCAGCAGCAGGAGGAGGCTCTTCCTCCTCGGCCGGAGCCGACCCAGACCGTCCGGAAGCTCGTGGTGGAGATCATTGAAGCCCGGGACCTCCTCCCCAAGGATGGCCAAGGCAGCTCCAGCCCTTACGTCATCGCCGAGTTCGACAACCAGAAGAAGCGCACCTCCACCAGATTCCGTGACCTCAACCCCGTATGGAATGAAGCCCTCGAGTTCCTCGTCTCCGACCCCGACAACATGGACCTCGAGGAGCTCAACGTCGAGGTCTACAACGACAAGAAGTTCAGCGGCGGCAGCGGCCGCAAGAACCACTTCCTCGGCCGCGTCAAGCTCTACGGCTCCCAGTTCCCCAGGCGGGGCGACGAGGGCCTCGTCTACTACCAGCTCGAGAAGAAGAGCGTCTTCAGCTGGATTAAGGGCGAGATTGGCCTCAGGATCTACCACTTCGACGAGCTCGTCGAGGACAACCTCCCGCCTCCTCCGCCGGAcgaacagcagcagcagccgcCCCCGGACCAGCGTCAGCCCCCCGTCATGGTGGTGGAGGAAATCCGGCCAATGGCCATGGACTGCGGCGAGCCGATCCATCCCCACCACGAGGGGTCCCATTCGCCTCCGCTGGTCGTCATCGAGGAATCTCCTCAGGTCCCTGCGCATGACCCCATGATGCATTTGCATCCAGAGCCGCAGCCTGAAGGGATGATACCGCCGTCCATGGCCTGTCCGTTTCCAGGTCCAGGTCCAGGTCCAGGTCCAGGTTCCGGTCCCGGTCTCGGTCCCGGTCCGCCGTCGGAGCAGCAGTACCCTCCGCCGGACGTGAGGAAAATGCAGGCGCCGACTGCTGgggagagggtgagggttctGAGGAGGCCGAGCTGCGATTTCGCTCCGAGGGTGATCCCGAAGCAGCACCGTAGGTTCGCCAGCGAGGCTGAGAAGATCCACCCCTACGACCTCGTCGAGCCTATGCAATACCTCTTCATCAGGATCGTTAAGGCGCGTGGGCTCTCCCCCAACGAGAGCCCCTACGTGAAGGTGCGGACCACCGGCCATTACGTCCGGTCGAAGCCGGCCGTCTACCGCCCCGGTGAGCCCCCCGACTCGCCGGAGTGGCAACAGGTCTTCGCCCTGGGACACAACAAGCTCGAGTCGGCCAGCTCCACGCTCGAGATCTCTGTCTGGGATTCCCCGTCGGAGAACTTCCTCGGTGGCGTCTGCTTCGACTTATCGGATGTCCCCGTGAGGGACCCACCCGACAGCCCACTGGCGCCACAATGGTACCGCCTCGAGGGCGGTGAGCAGGGCCGTGTCACTGGTGACATCCAGCTCTCCGTCTGGATTGGTACGCAGGCTGACGACGCCTTCCCGGAAGCATGGAGCTCGGATGCGCCATACGTGGCCCACACCCGCTCAAAGGTCTACCAGTCGCCTAAGCTTTGGTACCTCCGGGTTACTGTGATCGAAGCTCAGGACCTCCAAATCCCTCCGAACCTGCCTCCTCTGGCGACTCCAGAGATCCGGGTCAAGGTTCAGCTCGGGTTCCAGTCTGTGAGGACGAGGCGAGGCTCGATGGGCAACCATGCTTCATCGGTCCATTGGAATGAAGACCTCGTCTTCGTGGCGGGGGAGCCCCTCGAGGACTCGCTGATTGTCCTGGTGGAGGACCGAACCAGCAAGGAGATCATGCTCCTTGGGCACATTATGATCCCAGTGGGATCGATCGAGCAGCGAATTGATGAGCGGCATGTTCCAGGGAAGTGGTTCCCACTGGAGGGCGGTGCCGGAGGTGGCCCCGGTGGTCCATCCTATTGCGGGAGACTATACCTCCGTCTCTGCCTCGAGGGCGGTTATCATGTTCTTGATGAAGCTGCCCACGTTTGCAGCGATTTTCGGCCCACCGCAAAGCAGCTATGGAAGCCTGCGGTCGGGATCCTCGAGTTGGGCATTTTGGGGGCGCGCGGGCTACTCCCGATGAAGGCCAAGGGGCCAGGGAAGGGGTCCACGGATGCCTACTGTGTGGCGAAGTACGGTAAGAAATGGGTCCGCACCCGGACGATAACCGACTGCTTCGACCCGCGCTGGAACGAGCAGTATACATGGCAGGTCTATGACCCCTGCACTGTTCTCACGGTTGGTGTTTTCGACAACTGGCGGATGTTCAGTGACTCGTCGGAGGGGAAACTGGACTGCTCGATTGGAAAGATACGTATCCGAGTATCCACATTGGAGAGCAACAGGGTGTACACGAATTCATACCCGCTGCTGGTCTTGTTGAGGTCTGGGTTGAAGAAGATGGGTGAGGTCGAGCTCGCAGTCCGGTTCGCCTGCCCCTCCCTCCTGCCTGACACGTGCGCGGTCTATGGGCAGCCTCTGCTGCCCCGAATGCACTACCTCCGCCCGCTCAGGGTGGCCCAGCAGGAAGCTCTGCGGGGAGCTGCCACCAAGATGGTGGCAGCCTGGCTTGCCAGGTCGGAGCCGCCTCTCGGGCCCGAGGTCGTGAGGTACATGCTGGATGCGGACTCTCACACATGGAGCATGAGGAAGAGCAAGGCCAACTGGTTCCGCATTGTAGCGGTGCTTGCCTGGGCAGTCGGCCTGGCCAAGTGGCTCGATGATATCCGGCGGTGGAGGAACCCAATCACGACG GTTCCGTCCCAGAATCCCAGCTGGGATGGACACCAGGCTCTCCCAAGCTGA